Proteins encoded together in one Uranotaenia lowii strain MFRU-FL unplaced genomic scaffold, ASM2978415v1 HiC_scaffold_62, whole genome shotgun sequence window:
- the LOC129760475 gene encoding zinc finger protein 658B-like isoform X2 — MEQSEKNQRRNLAVVDTSKICRLCLGKEAKLTRKFRDEMNETTDEGLLKKILDCTTVKITVKSNYPGSICAICEYKLTEYSRFREKCIENDALLRTLLDFDEPNSSNDDKLSSTESVSDSIELIEYTEADELKEMEMQMYGSSDETNQSQAESEPVAEPPNTSTSEPEKTITVSIPSTLKITKVVSQADVSGKATAEKSAEPVKEKPKISLVPLSALAAPPRVPSPVPASISPVVPTILSVTSGGMVSPDIDEASEPGSSIGRSKDPASDDSADSSAGNTSGEPFECTFCNRPFRNNYTLKRHMNLHTAENLYTCEYCNKKFNDRSNWRIHLRSHTGDNLLRCAVCFKTFISPSTLKYHLRSHRKMKVFECKLCMETASTYEDLAHHVVDKHGDVRLDDLTKAVEDGVIAGDFLKIEMDSEDTNMEASAPPAAVADSGTTNDAVKIKEEPMDQDVVLIKEEPMDDEISETAGSNAMEQLTEIVPSTGEEAPPVILFRCDYCMKIFKYLYELRVHMKLHNGTKDTTPVEVTPAAPAQKTTTVKIVSLDGAKKAQPPAKKPRHPSIDEDVGELANAPLPAHKCNKCDKRFRTEELLKVHVDTHQQDDDVEQSRSCKMCFKTFKCELNLVAHMKKHHPLESYVAEQQQLEKRTQDKNDKTTANGEEGSASKSSETNGGPSTSASGSQTGPRRCEICALSFDCCYKLEKHVLTHFRNNEAVAFVPSADRPYKCTECHKRFKRKDYLLIHIRTHTGERRHKCDLCSSAFVHPSNLITHRKLHSEERPFKCDLCPAAFKLYAGLKIHRKRCAVKYLQDNSITTII; from the exons ATGGAACAATCGGAGAAAAATCAGCGAAGGAACCTGGCGGTTGT GGATACATCCAAAATATGCCGCTTATGCCTGGGCAAGGAAGCAAAGTTGACTCGCAAGTTTAGAGATGAAATGAATGAGACGACAGATGAAGGGCTGCTGAAAAAGATATTGGATTGTACCACAGTGAAG ATAACCGTTAAATCCAACTATCCCGGTTCTATTTGTGCGATCTGCGAGTACAAGCTGACGGAGTACAGTCGCTTCCGGGAGAAGTGTATCGAAAATGACGCTCTATTACGCACATTACTGGACTTCGATGAGCCCAACAGCAGCAACGATGACAAACTCAGTTCAACCGAATCGGTTAGCGACAGTATCGAGCTTATCGAGTACACCGAAGCGGACGAACTCAAGGAAATGGAAATGCAAATGTACGGTTCGTCCGACGAAACCAATCAAAGCCAGGCAGAATCTGAACCAGTTGCTGAACCTCCTAACACATCTACCTCCGAGCCGGAGAAGACAATTACCGTGAGCATTCCTTCGACACTGAAAATTACAAAGGTTGTATCCCAAGCCGATGTAAGTGGCAAGGCTACTGCCGAAAAATCGGCTGAACCAGTCAAGGAAAAGCCGAAAATTAGTTTAGTTCCACTTTCTGCACTAGCTGCTCCACCTCGGGTTCCGTCACCAGTTCCTGCAAGTATTTCACCGGTCGTTCCAACTATTCTATCTGTCACATCCGGGGGAATGGTTTCTCCCGATATTGATGAAGCCTCTGAACCCGGTTCTAGTATTGGCAGATCAAAAGACCCAGCATCTGATGATTCTGCCGATTCCAGTGCCGGGAATACATCAGGGGAACCTTTCGAATGTACATTTTGCAATCGGCCCTTCCGCAACAATTATACTCTCAAGAGACATATGAATCTGCACACTGCGGAAAACCTTTACACCTGTGAATATTGCAACAAAAAGTTCAACGATCGTTCAAACTGGAGGATTCATCTGCGATCGCATACCGGCGATAATCTGTTGCGTTGTGCGGTTTGCTTCAAAACGTTCATCTCGCCGTCTACCCTGAAGTATCATTTGCGTTCTCACCGCAAGATGAAGGTGTTCGAGTGTAAACTTTGCATGGAAACCGCCAGTACCTATGAGGATCTGGCGCACCACGTCGTCGACAAGCACGGTGACGTTCGGCTGGACGATTTGACTAAGGCCGTTGAGGACGGTGTTATCGCTGGGGATTTCCTGAAGATTGAAATGGATTCTGAAGATACAAATATGGAAGCTTCGGCACCACCGGCAGCTGTTGCGGACAGCGGTACAACAAATGACGCTGTCAAAATCAAGGAGGAACCAATGGACCAGGATGTTGTTCTGATCAAAGAAGAACCGATGGATGACGAAATATCGGAAACGGCCGGGTCGAACGCTATGGAGCAACTAACAGAAATTGTACCAAGCACGGGAGAG GAAGCGCCACCGGTAATCCTGTTCCGCTGCGACTATTGCATGAAGATATTCAAATATCTGTACGAGCTGCGAGTACACATGAAGTTGCACAACGGCACCAAAGACACAACGCCTGTCGAAGTTACGCCAGCAGCTCCGGCGCAGAAAACAACCACCGTCAAAATAGTTTCTTTAGACGGCGCGAAAAAGGCTCAACCGCCGGCCAAGAAACCTCGCCATCCCTCGATTGATGAGGATGTGGGAGAACTGGCCAATGCTCCGCTTCCTGCTCACAAGTGCAACAAGTGCGACAAACGGTTTCGTACCGAAGAGTTGCTCAAGGTACATGTTGATACTCACCAGCAGGACGATGATGTAGAACAGTCCCGCAGTTGCAAAATGTGTTTCAAAACGTTCAAATGTGAACTGAATCTGGTAGCGCATATGAAAAAGCACCACCCCCTGGAATCTTATGTAGCTGAACAACAGCAGCTAGAAAAACGAACccaagacaaaaatgataaaacaactGCTAATGGGGAGGAAGGATCGGCCTCTAAATCTTCTGAAACGAATGGTGGACCTTCAACGTCGGCGAGCGGATCTCAAACTGGTCCCCGAAGGTGTGAAATCTGTGCGCTGAGCTTCGACTGCTGCTACAAACTGGAAAAGCACGTACTAACGCACTTCCGTAACAACGAAGCGGTTGCTTTTGTGCCATCGGCCGATCGGCCATACAAGTGTACCGAGTGCCATAAGCGGTTCAAGAGGAAGGACTACTTGTTGATCCACATTCGGACGCATACCGGTGAACGGCGCCACAAGTGTGACCTATGTTCGAGTGCGTTTGTGCACCCATCGAATCTTATCACTCACCGGAAGCTGCACTCAGAGGAACGGCCATTCAAGTGCGATCTCTGTCCCGCGGCATTCAAGCTGTACGCTGGGCTGAAGATACATCGAAAACGGTGTGCGGTAAAGTATCTGCAGGATAACAGTATCACTACTATAATTTAA
- the LOC129760475 gene encoding zinc finger protein 658B-like isoform X1, whose translation MWKFKESQGPRSAKKRRRDTSKICRLCLGKEAKLTRKFRDEMNETTDEGLLKKILDCTTVKITVKSNYPGSICAICEYKLTEYSRFREKCIENDALLRTLLDFDEPNSSNDDKLSSTESVSDSIELIEYTEADELKEMEMQMYGSSDETNQSQAESEPVAEPPNTSTSEPEKTITVSIPSTLKITKVVSQADVSGKATAEKSAEPVKEKPKISLVPLSALAAPPRVPSPVPASISPVVPTILSVTSGGMVSPDIDEASEPGSSIGRSKDPASDDSADSSAGNTSGEPFECTFCNRPFRNNYTLKRHMNLHTAENLYTCEYCNKKFNDRSNWRIHLRSHTGDNLLRCAVCFKTFISPSTLKYHLRSHRKMKVFECKLCMETASTYEDLAHHVVDKHGDVRLDDLTKAVEDGVIAGDFLKIEMDSEDTNMEASAPPAAVADSGTTNDAVKIKEEPMDQDVVLIKEEPMDDEISETAGSNAMEQLTEIVPSTGEEAPPVILFRCDYCMKIFKYLYELRVHMKLHNGTKDTTPVEVTPAAPAQKTTTVKIVSLDGAKKAQPPAKKPRHPSIDEDVGELANAPLPAHKCNKCDKRFRTEELLKVHVDTHQQDDDVEQSRSCKMCFKTFKCELNLVAHMKKHHPLESYVAEQQQLEKRTQDKNDKTTANGEEGSASKSSETNGGPSTSASGSQTGPRRCEICALSFDCCYKLEKHVLTHFRNNEAVAFVPSADRPYKCTECHKRFKRKDYLLIHIRTHTGERRHKCDLCSSAFVHPSNLITHRKLHSEERPFKCDLCPAAFKLYAGLKIHRKRCAVKYLQDNSITTII comes from the exons ATGTGGAAATTCAAGGAAAGCCAAGGCCCTCGTTCAGCGAAGAAAAGAAGAAG GGATACATCCAAAATATGCCGCTTATGCCTGGGCAAGGAAGCAAAGTTGACTCGCAAGTTTAGAGATGAAATGAATGAGACGACAGATGAAGGGCTGCTGAAAAAGATATTGGATTGTACCACAGTGAAG ATAACCGTTAAATCCAACTATCCCGGTTCTATTTGTGCGATCTGCGAGTACAAGCTGACGGAGTACAGTCGCTTCCGGGAGAAGTGTATCGAAAATGACGCTCTATTACGCACATTACTGGACTTCGATGAGCCCAACAGCAGCAACGATGACAAACTCAGTTCAACCGAATCGGTTAGCGACAGTATCGAGCTTATCGAGTACACCGAAGCGGACGAACTCAAGGAAATGGAAATGCAAATGTACGGTTCGTCCGACGAAACCAATCAAAGCCAGGCAGAATCTGAACCAGTTGCTGAACCTCCTAACACATCTACCTCCGAGCCGGAGAAGACAATTACCGTGAGCATTCCTTCGACACTGAAAATTACAAAGGTTGTATCCCAAGCCGATGTAAGTGGCAAGGCTACTGCCGAAAAATCGGCTGAACCAGTCAAGGAAAAGCCGAAAATTAGTTTAGTTCCACTTTCTGCACTAGCTGCTCCACCTCGGGTTCCGTCACCAGTTCCTGCAAGTATTTCACCGGTCGTTCCAACTATTCTATCTGTCACATCCGGGGGAATGGTTTCTCCCGATATTGATGAAGCCTCTGAACCCGGTTCTAGTATTGGCAGATCAAAAGACCCAGCATCTGATGATTCTGCCGATTCCAGTGCCGGGAATACATCAGGGGAACCTTTCGAATGTACATTTTGCAATCGGCCCTTCCGCAACAATTATACTCTCAAGAGACATATGAATCTGCACACTGCGGAAAACCTTTACACCTGTGAATATTGCAACAAAAAGTTCAACGATCGTTCAAACTGGAGGATTCATCTGCGATCGCATACCGGCGATAATCTGTTGCGTTGTGCGGTTTGCTTCAAAACGTTCATCTCGCCGTCTACCCTGAAGTATCATTTGCGTTCTCACCGCAAGATGAAGGTGTTCGAGTGTAAACTTTGCATGGAAACCGCCAGTACCTATGAGGATCTGGCGCACCACGTCGTCGACAAGCACGGTGACGTTCGGCTGGACGATTTGACTAAGGCCGTTGAGGACGGTGTTATCGCTGGGGATTTCCTGAAGATTGAAATGGATTCTGAAGATACAAATATGGAAGCTTCGGCACCACCGGCAGCTGTTGCGGACAGCGGTACAACAAATGACGCTGTCAAAATCAAGGAGGAACCAATGGACCAGGATGTTGTTCTGATCAAAGAAGAACCGATGGATGACGAAATATCGGAAACGGCCGGGTCGAACGCTATGGAGCAACTAACAGAAATTGTACCAAGCACGGGAGAG GAAGCGCCACCGGTAATCCTGTTCCGCTGCGACTATTGCATGAAGATATTCAAATATCTGTACGAGCTGCGAGTACACATGAAGTTGCACAACGGCACCAAAGACACAACGCCTGTCGAAGTTACGCCAGCAGCTCCGGCGCAGAAAACAACCACCGTCAAAATAGTTTCTTTAGACGGCGCGAAAAAGGCTCAACCGCCGGCCAAGAAACCTCGCCATCCCTCGATTGATGAGGATGTGGGAGAACTGGCCAATGCTCCGCTTCCTGCTCACAAGTGCAACAAGTGCGACAAACGGTTTCGTACCGAAGAGTTGCTCAAGGTACATGTTGATACTCACCAGCAGGACGATGATGTAGAACAGTCCCGCAGTTGCAAAATGTGTTTCAAAACGTTCAAATGTGAACTGAATCTGGTAGCGCATATGAAAAAGCACCACCCCCTGGAATCTTATGTAGCTGAACAACAGCAGCTAGAAAAACGAACccaagacaaaaatgataaaacaactGCTAATGGGGAGGAAGGATCGGCCTCTAAATCTTCTGAAACGAATGGTGGACCTTCAACGTCGGCGAGCGGATCTCAAACTGGTCCCCGAAGGTGTGAAATCTGTGCGCTGAGCTTCGACTGCTGCTACAAACTGGAAAAGCACGTACTAACGCACTTCCGTAACAACGAAGCGGTTGCTTTTGTGCCATCGGCCGATCGGCCATACAAGTGTACCGAGTGCCATAAGCGGTTCAAGAGGAAGGACTACTTGTTGATCCACATTCGGACGCATACCGGTGAACGGCGCCACAAGTGTGACCTATGTTCGAGTGCGTTTGTGCACCCATCGAATCTTATCACTCACCGGAAGCTGCACTCAGAGGAACGGCCATTCAAGTGCGATCTCTGTCCCGCGGCATTCAAGCTGTACGCTGGGCTGAAGATACATCGAAAACGGTGTGCGGTAAAGTATCTGCAGGATAACAGTATCACTACTATAATTTAA